From a single Pseudomonas sp. A34-9 genomic region:
- a CDS encoding copper chaperone PCu(A)C, producing the protein MLNKLILVAALLLPACFAHAHEYKVGELEIAHPWSQELPPNAPTVAAYFIIHNAGKTDDRLTGVDSPIAPEAQLHEHVMQGDLMKMQQVKSVEIPAGGNVTFAPMAYHVMLLNPTDRSLLSDGKRFPLTLHFEKAGDVTVEVSVQKKPPETTQAHAHAQ; encoded by the coding sequence ATGTTGAACAAACTCATCCTCGTCGCTGCGCTGCTGTTGCCGGCGTGCTTTGCCCATGCTCACGAATACAAGGTGGGCGAGCTGGAAATCGCTCATCCGTGGTCGCAGGAACTGCCGCCGAATGCGCCGACAGTCGCGGCCTATTTCATCATTCACAACGCTGGCAAGACCGACGATCGACTGACCGGCGTCGACTCGCCCATCGCTCCAGAAGCACAACTGCACGAACACGTGATGCAGGGCGACTTGATGAAGATGCAGCAAGTGAAAAGCGTGGAGATTCCGGCCGGCGGCAACGTGACGTTTGCGCCGATGGCCTATCACGTGATGCTGCTCAACCCGACCGATCGCAGCCTGCTCAGCGACGGCAAACGCTTCCCGCTGACGCTGCATTTCGAGAAGGCCGGTGACGTCACCGTCGAAGTCTCGGTGCAGAAGAAGCCACCGGAAACCACGCAGGCTCACGCGCACGCTCAGTAA
- a CDS encoding DUF2946 domain-containing protein — protein sequence MNRHRLAIAWIACFAVLFNMLAMPMTGAMAQAANSPAEQLLWSSFCTGSGTKMVAINIGTTDQKAPANDTHSNMQHCWCCSGSAPLVALPGHSPQLYFARYESNRSVAPASLQTPTPRQQWPSLNPRASPLV from the coding sequence ATGAACCGACACCGGCTAGCCATTGCCTGGATCGCCTGCTTTGCAGTGCTGTTCAACATGCTCGCCATGCCGATGACGGGAGCGATGGCGCAGGCGGCTAATTCACCGGCCGAACAACTGCTCTGGAGCAGTTTCTGCACCGGCAGCGGGACGAAGATGGTGGCGATCAATATTGGCACCACCGATCAAAAAGCCCCGGCCAACGACACTCATTCGAACATGCAGCATTGCTGGTGTTGCTCAGGCTCCGCGCCATTGGTGGCGTTGCCGGGGCACTCACCGCAGCTGTATTTCGCCCGCTACGAAAGCAATCGCAGCGTCGCACCCGCCTCTCTGCAAACACCCACGCCGCGCCAGCAATGGCCAAGCCTCAATCCCCGCGCTTCCCCTCTGGTTTGA
- a CDS encoding cobalt-precorrin-6A reductase, translating to MKRILLLGGVTEALAIARTLGPEHIYSLAGVGRVPTDLTCQVRVGGYGGAEGLAQFIRDEDIGLLLDATHPYAAQISQNAATAAQLAGIPCWALRRPAWQPQPGDDWREVGDWAELITALKPFRRPLFTLGREPLQHLDEIPEEQFWTLRALDIYPGNQRCEVIGARGPFLLEDERALFERRQIDVLISKNSGSTATEPKLEVARERGVPVIVLKRPGLAGVDREFASVDEILAALATFNRI from the coding sequence ATGAAGCGGATTTTGCTGCTTGGCGGTGTGACGGAAGCGCTGGCGATTGCTCGCACACTGGGGCCTGAACACATTTACAGCCTGGCCGGCGTGGGTCGGGTGCCGACCGACCTGACCTGTCAGGTGCGCGTCGGTGGTTATGGTGGTGCCGAAGGTCTGGCGCAATTCATTCGTGACGAAGACATCGGTTTGCTGCTCGACGCCACGCACCCCTATGCCGCGCAAATCAGCCAGAACGCCGCCACCGCCGCGCAACTGGCCGGCATCCCCTGCTGGGCATTGCGGCGCCCGGCGTGGCAGCCACAGCCCGGTGATGACTGGCGCGAAGTCGGCGACTGGGCCGAGCTGATCACTGCCCTCAAACCGTTTCGCCGACCGCTGTTCACCCTCGGCCGCGAACCGCTGCAACATCTCGATGAAATTCCTGAAGAGCAGTTCTGGACCCTGCGCGCCCTCGACATCTACCCCGGCAACCAACGCTGCGAAGTGATCGGCGCTCGCGGGCCGTTTCTGCTGGAGGATGAGCGCGCACTGTTCGAACGGCGGCAGATCGATGTGCTGATCAGCAAGAACAGCGGCAGCACCGCGACCGAGCCGAAGCTGGAAGTCGCACGCGAGCGTGGGGTGCCGGTGATTGTGTTGAAGCGACCGGGGTTGGCGGGGGTTGATCGGGAGTTTGCCTCGGTCGACGAAATTCTCGCTGCCCTCGCGACCTTCAATCGTATTTAA
- a CDS encoding cobalt-precorrin-5B (C(1))-methyltransferase, translating to MRDETAEQPAPLRSGLTTGSCATATSLAAARLLLGGISADAVQIVLPKGKQVQMRLEFCRLTDDGAEAGTIKDAGDDPDVTHGALLYSRVRLLSEPGIRFNAGVGVGTVTRPGLVLGVGEPAINPVPRKMISDHLTLLAAETGYGGGFDVTVNVEGGEALALKTMNPRLGILGGLSILGTSGIVRPFSCAAYIASIHQGIDVAKTNGYLHIAACTGNASEDTMRRVYNLPEIALIEMGDFVGAVLKHLRKVPVDKLSLCGGFGKISKLAAGHMDLHSRHSSIDLPQLAQWAAAIGADEALQQGIREANTSQQALAMASAAGIALGDEVCRHALNFARSVVPAQVQVEVFAIDRQGGIVGQAGGFA from the coding sequence ATGCGTGACGAAACCGCCGAACAACCCGCGCCCCTGCGCAGTGGCCTGACCACCGGCAGCTGCGCCACCGCCACCAGCCTTGCCGCCGCGCGCCTGTTGCTCGGCGGGATCTCGGCCGATGCGGTGCAGATCGTCTTGCCCAAAGGCAAACAGGTGCAGATGCGTCTGGAGTTCTGTCGTTTGACCGACGACGGCGCCGAGGCCGGGACGATCAAGGATGCCGGCGACGATCCCGACGTGACCCACGGTGCGCTGCTCTACTCGCGGGTGCGGCTGCTGAGCGAGCCGGGGATTCGTTTCAACGCCGGTGTCGGGGTTGGCACCGTGACCCGGCCGGGACTGGTGCTCGGCGTCGGTGAGCCGGCGATCAATCCGGTGCCGCGCAAGATGATCAGCGATCACCTGACGCTGCTCGCCGCCGAAACCGGTTATGGCGGCGGCTTCGACGTCACGGTCAACGTCGAGGGCGGCGAAGCGCTGGCGCTGAAAACCATGAATCCGCGTCTGGGCATTCTCGGGGGTTTGTCGATCCTCGGCACCAGCGGCATCGTCCGGCCGTTCTCTTGCGCGGCCTACATTGCCTCGATCCATCAAGGCATCGACGTGGCGAAAACCAACGGTTATCTGCACATCGCCGCCTGCACCGGCAACGCCAGCGAAGACACCATGCGCCGGGTCTATAACCTGCCGGAAATCGCTCTGATCGAAATGGGCGACTTCGTCGGCGCGGTGCTCAAGCATCTGCGCAAAGTACCTGTGGATAAACTCAGCCTGTGCGGCGGCTTCGGCAAGATCAGCAAACTGGCGGCCGGACACATGGATCTGCACTCGCGGCATTCGAGTATCGACCTGCCGCAACTGGCGCAATGGGCGGCGGCGATTGGCGCGGATGAGGCGTTGCAGCAAGGCATTCGTGAGGCCAATACCAGTCAGCAGGCATTGGCGATGGCCAGTGCGGCGGGGATCGCGCTCGGTGATGAAGTCTGTCGACATGCGTTGAATTTCGCCCGCAGCGTGGTGCCGGCGCAGGTGCAGGTCGAGGTGTTTGCGATTGATCGTCAGGGCGGGATTGTCGGGCAGGCCGGGGGTTTTGCATGA
- the cbiE gene encoding precorrin-6y C5,15-methyltransferase (decarboxylating) subunit CbiE, which translates to MSPWLTVVGIGEDGFKGLGKNARRALLGASRIVGGQRQLDLLPVCIRGERQLWPSPFSLAPVLEQRGEAVCVLASGDPMLYGVGASLARQVPSEEMLILPAPSSCSLAAARLGWPLQDVVTLSLVARPLAAINAQLFSGVRLLLLSNDGSSPAAVAQLLRERGFGPSRLSVLEHLGGSAERRIEGTANAWDDARIADLNVIAIECLADIDAPRLSRLAGLPDSAFQHDGQLTKRDVRAITLARLAPTPGELLWDVGAGSGSIGIEWMRAHPSCRALAIEADDGRQQLIEHNRDALGVPGLQLIRGKAPQALTGLERPDAIFIGGGVTREGVFETCWTHLKPGGRLVANAVTLQSEVALMSWRERFGGELTRIHVAQAQPLGEFDTWRQALPITLLDLVKPLDA; encoded by the coding sequence ATGTCACCCTGGCTGACGGTAGTGGGAATCGGTGAAGACGGCTTCAAGGGCCTGGGCAAAAACGCCCGGCGTGCCCTGCTGGGCGCCTCGCGGATCGTCGGTGGCCAGCGCCAACTGGATTTGCTGCCGGTGTGTATTCGCGGCGAGCGGCAATTGTGGCCCAGCCCGTTTTCCCTCGCGCCCGTGCTCGAACAGCGTGGCGAAGCAGTTTGCGTATTGGCCAGCGGTGACCCGATGCTCTACGGCGTCGGTGCCAGCCTCGCCCGCCAGGTGCCAAGCGAGGAAATGTTGATTCTGCCGGCACCCTCGTCCTGTTCACTGGCCGCCGCCCGCCTCGGTTGGCCGTTGCAGGACGTGGTGACGCTGTCGCTGGTCGCTCGACCACTGGCGGCAATCAATGCGCAGTTGTTCAGCGGCGTGCGTCTGTTGCTGTTGAGCAATGACGGAAGCAGTCCGGCGGCGGTCGCGCAATTGCTCCGTGAACGTGGCTTCGGTCCGAGCCGCCTGAGCGTGCTGGAACATCTGGGTGGCAGCGCCGAACGGCGTATCGAAGGCACCGCCAACGCCTGGGACGACGCACGGATAGCCGATCTCAATGTCATCGCCATCGAATGCCTGGCCGATATCGACGCCCCGCGCCTGTCGCGCCTCGCCGGTCTGCCCGACTCGGCCTTCCAGCATGACGGCCAACTGACCAAGCGCGATGTGCGCGCCATCACCCTCGCCCGCCTCGCGCCGACACCCGGCGAACTGCTCTGGGACGTCGGCGCCGGCAGCGGCTCGATCGGCATCGAGTGGATGCGCGCACACCCGAGCTGCCGCGCCTTGGCCATCGAAGCCGATGACGGCCGTCAGCAATTGATCGAGCACAACCGCGATGCGCTGGGGGTGCCCGGCCTGCAACTGATTCGCGGCAAGGCACCGCAGGCTTTGACTGGGCTGGAACGCCCGGACGCGATTTTCATCGGCGGCGGCGTGACCCGTGAAGGCGTGTTCGAAACCTGCTGGACGCACCTCAAACCCGGTGGCCGTCTGGTCGCCAACGCGGTGACCCTGCAAAGCGAAGTGGCCCTGATGAGCTGGCGTGAACGCTTCGGTGGCGAGCTGACGCGCATCCATGTCGCGCAGGCGCAGCCGCTCGGCGAGTTCGACACTTGGCGTCAAGCGCTGCCGATTACTCTGCTTGATCTGGTCAAACCCCTTGATGCGTGA
- the cobG gene encoding precorrin-3B synthase gives MSTALRPSACPGLLRIVQALDGGICRIKLNGGSISADQADAVAEAAEQFGGAIEATNRANLQIRGIGEQSAALIERLLAAGLGPRTAAADDVRNLMLSPAAGIDRQMLFDTRGLAAQILDTLQSHPRFHELSAKFAVQLDGGEALAMLEHPHDLWLSAFARDGETWLAFGLAGCPTDQVIGAVALENGHALVVAVLELFLESARPEHTRMRHLLDELPLSAFLEQLRARLPIKPISDWQRSAVADDLHIGVHRQNTADLVYIGAVPALGRLDPAMLRGAAQLSRQFGNGSLRFTPWQSLLVPDVKASAAAQVLEGLERLNLFTRAAEPLSRLIACTGASGCGKGLADTKQDARHLATLLPSALNVHLSGCPRSCAAAHCAPVTLLAVNPGHYDLYFRDATLPGFGALHARNLTIEAAATLLAARSRSPLDA, from the coding sequence ATGTCCACCGCCTTACGCCCCTCGGCCTGCCCGGGGTTGCTGCGTATCGTCCAGGCACTGGACGGTGGCATCTGCCGGATCAAGCTCAATGGCGGCTCGATCAGCGCCGATCAGGCCGACGCGGTGGCCGAAGCTGCCGAACAGTTTGGCGGGGCTATCGAAGCGACCAACCGCGCCAATCTGCAAATCCGTGGGATCGGCGAGCAATCTGCGGCACTGATCGAGCGCTTGCTCGCCGCCGGTCTTGGCCCGCGCACGGCAGCCGCTGACGATGTGCGCAACCTGATGCTCAGCCCCGCCGCCGGGATCGATCGGCAGATGCTTTTCGACACGCGCGGCCTCGCCGCGCAGATCCTCGACACCTTGCAAAGCCATCCTCGGTTCCACGAGTTGAGCGCCAAGTTCGCCGTGCAACTCGATGGCGGTGAAGCGCTGGCGATGCTCGAACATCCCCATGACCTGTGGTTGTCGGCGTTCGCGCGTGACGGTGAAACCTGGCTGGCGTTCGGCCTGGCCGGATGCCCGACGGATCAGGTGATAGGCGCGGTGGCGCTGGAGAATGGCCATGCGCTGGTGGTTGCAGTGCTGGAATTGTTTCTTGAGTCGGCGCGTCCCGAGCACACGCGCATGCGTCATTTGCTCGACGAATTGCCGCTGTCGGCATTTCTCGAACAACTGCGCGCGCGTTTGCCGATCAAGCCGATCAGCGATTGGCAGCGCAGCGCCGTGGCGGACGATCTGCACATCGGCGTTCATCGGCAAAATACCGCGGATCTGGTGTACATCGGTGCGGTGCCGGCGCTGGGTCGTCTCGATCCGGCAATGCTGCGCGGGGCTGCGCAACTGTCCCGCCAGTTCGGCAACGGCAGCCTGCGCTTCACCCCTTGGCAAAGCCTGCTGGTGCCGGACGTCAAAGCGAGCGCTGCGGCTCAGGTGCTGGAAGGTCTCGAGCGACTGAACCTGTTTACCCGCGCTGCCGAACCCCTCTCGCGCCTGATCGCCTGCACCGGTGCCAGTGGCTGCGGCAAAGGCCTGGCCGACACCAAGCAGGACGCCCGCCATCTGGCGACCTTGCTGCCCTCGGCCCTCAACGTTCACCTCAGCGGCTGCCCGCGCTCCTGCGCTGCCGCCCACTGTGCCCCGGTGACGTTGCTGGCCGTCAATCCCGGTCATTACGACCTCTATTTTCGCGATGCGACGCTGCCGGGTTTCGGCGCGCTGCACGCACGCAACCTTACTATTGAAGCGGCCGCGACCCTGCTCGCCGCCCGCTCTCGGAGCCCCCTTGATGCTTGA
- a CDS encoding precorrin-8X methylmutase, whose translation MLDYIRDGQEIYRNSFAIIRSEANLARIPADLEKLAVRVIHACGMVEAVDGLQFSEGAGKAGRDALAAGAPILCDARMVSEGVTRARLPANNEVICTLRDDSVPELARELGNTRSAAALELWRPHLEGSVVVIGNAPTALFYLLEMLDAGAPKPALILGFPVGFVGAAESKAALAADSRGVPFVIMQGRLGGSAMAAAAVNALATEIE comes from the coding sequence ATGCTTGATTACATCCGCGACGGTCAGGAGATTTATCGCAACTCCTTCGCGATCATTCGCAGCGAGGCCAATCTGGCGCGCATCCCGGCCGATCTGGAAAAACTCGCGGTGCGGGTGATCCACGCCTGCGGCATGGTCGAAGCCGTCGACGGTCTGCAATTCTCCGAAGGGGCGGGCAAGGCCGGGCGCGATGCGCTGGCCGCTGGCGCGCCGATTCTTTGCGATGCGCGGATGGTCTCCGAAGGCGTAACCCGTGCGCGCCTGCCAGCCAACAACGAAGTGATCTGCACGTTGCGCGACGACAGCGTGCCGGAGTTGGCCCGTGAACTGGGCAACACCCGTTCCGCCGCCGCGCTGGAGCTGTGGCGTCCGCACCTGGAAGGCAGCGTGGTGGTGATCGGCAACGCACCGACCGCACTGTTCTATCTGCTGGAAATGCTCGACGCCGGCGCACCGAAACCGGCGCTGATTCTCGGCTTCCCGGTCGGTTTCGTCGGCGCTGCCGAATCGAAAGCCGCACTGGCCGCTGACAGCCGTGGCGTGCCGTTCGTCATCATGCAAGGCCGTCTCGGTGGCAGCGCGATGGCCGCCGCCGCCGTCAATGCCCTCGCCACGGAGATCGAATGA
- a CDS encoding precorrin-2 C(20)-methyltransferase yields MQAKGRLLGLGVGPGDPELITVKALRLLRESPVVAYFVAKGKKGNAFGIIEAHLQEAQNLLPLVYPVTTEVLPAPLSYEQVISDFYDEAAETVAAHLEAGRDVAVICEGDPFFYGSYMYLHDRLASRYEAQVVPGVCSMLGGASVLGAPLVYRNQSLSVLSGVLPHEELKRRLADADAAVIMKLGRNFPKVRQVLEELGLAERALYVERATMANQKIVPMDQVEPMSSPYFSLIIVPGERWQG; encoded by the coding sequence ATGCAGGCCAAAGGACGTTTGCTTGGCCTGGGCGTCGGCCCCGGTGATCCGGAACTGATTACCGTCAAAGCCTTGCGCCTGCTGCGCGAATCGCCGGTGGTGGCGTACTTCGTCGCCAAGGGCAAGAAAGGCAACGCCTTCGGCATCATCGAAGCGCACCTGCAAGAGGCGCAGAACCTGCTGCCGCTGGTGTACCCGGTGACCACCGAAGTACTGCCGGCCCCGCTGTCTTATGAACAGGTGATCAGCGACTTCTACGACGAAGCCGCCGAGACGGTGGCCGCGCATCTGGAGGCCGGTCGCGATGTGGCGGTGATCTGTGAAGGTGATCCGTTCTTTTACGGCTCCTACATGTACCTGCACGATCGCCTCGCCAGCCGCTATGAAGCACAAGTAGTGCCGGGCGTATGCTCGATGCTCGGCGGCGCTTCGGTGCTGGGTGCGCCGTTGGTGTATCGCAATCAGAGCCTGTCGGTGCTCTCCGGCGTGTTGCCCCATGAAGAGCTCAAGCGCCGTCTGGCCGATGCCGACGCGGCGGTGATCATGAAACTGGGGCGCAACTTTCCCAAAGTGCGTCAGGTGCTGGAAGAACTCGGGCTGGCCGAGCGCGCGCTGTATGTTGAACGCGCGACCATGGCCAATCAGAAAATCGTGCCGATGGATCAGGTCGAGCCGATGTCGTCGCCGTACTTCTCGCTGATCATTGTGCCGGGCGAACGGTGGCAAGGCTGA
- the cobJ gene encoding precorrin-3B C(17)-methyltransferase yields the protein MTQSTPAIVILGQGSLATARRIQQVYPAAQIHGLTGRVEGADLTYQEFGATLRALYQQDTPIIALCAAGIVIRTLAPLLLEKGAEPAVLAVAEDGSAVVPLLGGLGGVNVMARKIAAGLQVAAAITTSGELRFGTCLLNPPSGYALGDLELGKRFVSDLLAGHSVRIEGAAPWLNQAQLPEDPQAQRSIHVGSAARAASANELLIYPRSVAAMVSAAVTDLPNTLRAALHEANLAVQSLACLVAMDTEMASAPLREAALELAVPLRFVGATSDLHGLPGVSIIEAAHGVTLAVAEQPLDVALIGRPRGRLAVIGLGPGAAELMVPAVKAELARATDVLGYETYVRMAGPFRDDQVQHCTDNREEMQRARHAFRLAAEGRSVIVVSSGDPGVFAMAAAVLEALHESDDPAWHRVDLEILPGVSASLATAAQAGAPLGHDFCVMSLSDNLKPWSIIEKRLDLAAEADLALAFYNPISRARPWQLGRALEIVGQHRTAETPVVLGRDIGRPGQTLRTTTLGALTPDQVDMRTMVLIGSSTTCTFARATGGEWVYTPRWYGDKPVS from the coding sequence ATGACTCAATCCACTCCCGCCATCGTCATTCTCGGTCAGGGCAGCCTGGCCACCGCGCGGCGCATTCAGCAGGTGTATCCGGCGGCACAGATCCACGGCCTTACCGGGCGCGTCGAAGGCGCCGACCTGACGTATCAGGAATTCGGTGCGACCCTGCGCGCGTTGTATCAGCAGGACACACCGATCATTGCCCTGTGCGCGGCCGGCATCGTCATCCGCACGCTGGCGCCACTGTTGCTGGAAAAGGGCGCCGAACCGGCAGTGCTTGCCGTGGCCGAAGATGGCAGCGCCGTGGTGCCGCTGCTCGGCGGCCTTGGCGGGGTGAATGTCATGGCGCGCAAGATTGCTGCCGGGTTGCAGGTTGCCGCAGCAATCACCACCAGCGGCGAGTTACGCTTTGGTACGTGCCTGCTCAACCCGCCGAGTGGTTATGCGCTGGGCGATCTGGAACTGGGCAAGCGTTTTGTCTCCGATCTGTTGGCCGGCCACAGCGTGCGCATCGAAGGCGCGGCGCCGTGGCTAAATCAGGCGCAATTGCCGGAAGATCCACAGGCGCAGCGCTCGATCCATGTCGGCAGTGCCGCGCGTGCGGCAAGTGCCAACGAATTGCTGATCTATCCGCGCAGCGTCGCGGCAATGGTCAGCGCTGCAGTGACGGACCTGCCCAACACGCTTCGTGCGGCCTTGCACGAGGCGAACCTCGCGGTGCAGTCGCTGGCCTGTCTGGTGGCGATGGACACCGAGATGGCCTCTGCGCCGCTGCGTGAAGCGGCGTTGGAATTGGCGGTGCCGCTACGGTTTGTCGGCGCGACGAGTGACCTCCACGGTTTACCGGGTGTGTCGATCATTGAGGCGGCACACGGCGTCACCCTGGCGGTCGCCGAACAACCGCTGGACGTCGCGCTGATCGGTCGCCCGCGCGGACGTCTGGCGGTGATCGGCCTCGGCCCCGGCGCTGCCGAATTGATGGTGCCAGCGGTGAAGGCCGAACTGGCCCGCGCCACCGATGTGTTGGGTTACGAAACCTATGTGCGCATGGCCGGCCCGTTCCGTGACGATCAAGTGCAACACTGCACCGACAACCGCGAAGAAATGCAGCGCGCCCGTCACGCGTTCAGGCTGGCGGCCGAGGGCCGTTCGGTCATTGTCGTCTCGTCGGGTGACCCGGGCGTGTTCGCCATGGCGGCAGCGGTGCTCGAAGCGTTGCACGAGTCGGATGATCCGGCCTGGCACCGCGTCGATCTGGAAATCCTGCCAGGCGTCTCCGCCTCGCTGGCCACTGCCGCACAAGCCGGAGCCCCGTTGGGGCACGACTTCTGCGTGATGTCGCTGTCGGACAACCTCAAGCCGTGGTCGATCATCGAGAAACGTCTCGACCTGGCCGCCGAGGCCGATCTGGCGCTGGCGTTCTATAACCCCATTTCCCGTGCCCGTCCCTGGCAACTGGGGCGGGCGCTGGAAATTGTCGGGCAGCATCGCACCGCTGAGACGCCCGTGGTGCTGGGGCGCGATATCGGTCGCCCGGGCCAGACCCTGCGCACCACGACACTGGGTGCGCTGACCCCGGACCAGGTGGACATGCGCACCATGGTGCTGATCGGCTCGTCCACCACCTGCACCTTTGCCCGCGCCACGGGTGGTGAATGGGTTTATACGCCGCGTTGGTATGGCGATAAGCCGGTGTCTTGA